The Pongo abelii isolate AG06213 chromosome 7, NHGRI_mPonAbe1-v2.0_pri, whole genome shotgun sequence genome contains the following window.
GTGGACACAGATATCATCCAGGGAACTCAAGACCAAGCAAAGCATCGTTTTTATAGGCCCCCTACACCTGGGCTAAGAAGAGTGAGACAAAAGAAATCTGTGATAGGCAGTGTGACCTTAGTATCTGAAACTGAGGTTCAAGAGAAAATGATTGGACAGTTTTCCTATAGTGAAGAAAGGGAAAGTGGGGAAAACAAGTCTGAGTATCACATGTTTACACATTCTTGCAGTAAAATGTCATCAGTATCTAACAAACCAGTACTTGTTCAGATCCATAACAATGATCAAATGGAAGAGTCatcattagaaagaaaaaaggaaaacagtctGCTTAAGTCAAGTGCAATAAGTGCTGGTGTTATAGAAATTACAAGTCAGAAGATGTTAGAGATGTCACATAATAATGGTTTGCCATCAACTATATCAAATAACTCAATTGTGGAGGAAGATGTAGTTGATTGTGTGGTATCGGACAACAAAACTGGTATCAAGAACTTCAAAACTTATGGTAACACCAGTGATAGGTTCAGTCCTATTTCAGCAGATGTAACCCATTTTTCAAGTAATAACTCTGGAActgacaaaaatatttctgaggctCCAGCTTCAGAAGCATCCTCTACTGTCACTGCAAGAATTGACAGACTAATTAATGAATTTGCTCAGTGTGGTTTAACAAAActtccaaaaaatgaaaagaagatttTGTCATCTGTTGccagcaaaaagaagaaaaaatctcgACAGCAAGCAATAAATTCCAGGTATCAAGATGGACAGCTTGCAACCAAAGGAATTCTTAATAAGAATGAGAGAATAAACACAAAAGGTAGAATTACAAAGGAAATGATAGTGCAAGATTCAGATAATCCCCTTAAAGGAGGGATACTTCGTGAGGAAGACCTCCAGACAAGTGATACTGTAATTGAATCAAATACTTTTTGTTCCAAAAATAATCTCAATTCCACGATTTCCAAGAATTTccatagaaataaattaaatactaCTCAAAATTCCAAGGTTCAAGGACTTTTAACCAAAAGAAAATCTAGATcactaaataaaataagcttAGGAGCacctaaaaaaagagaaatcgaTCAAAGAGATAAAGTGTTTCCTCACAATGAATCTAAATATTGCAAAagtacttttgaaaataaaagtttatttcatgtatttaacATCCTTGAGCAAAAACCCAAAGATTTATATGCACCGCAATCTCAAGGAGAAGTGGCATCTGGGTATTTGAGAGGAATGGCAAAGAAGAGTTTAGTTTCAAAAGTTACTGATTCACACATAACtttaaaaagccagaaaaaaCATAAAGGggataaagtgaaagcaagtgcTGCTTTAAGTAAACGACATGCTACAACCAGGGCAAATTCTTTAGCTTCTTTGAAAAAACCTGATTTTCCTGAGGATATTGCTCATCATTCAATTCAAAATTATATACAGAGTTGGTTGCAGAACATAAATCCACATCCAACTTTAAAGCCTGTAAAATCAGCTCCAGTATGGAGAAATGAAACGAGTGTGGTAAATTGTAGCAATAATAGTTTTTCAGGGAATGATCCCCATACAAGTTCtggaaaaataagtaattttgttATGGAAAGTAATAAGCACATAACAAAAATTGCCTGTTTGACAGGAGATAATCTATGTAAAGAGGGAGATAAGTCTTTTATTGCCAATGACACTGGTGAAGAAGATCTCCATGAGACACAGGTTGGATCTCTGAATGATGCTTATTTGGTTCCCCTGCATGAACATTGTACTTTGTCACAGTCAGCTATTAATGATCATAATACTAAAAGTCATATAGCTGCCGAAAAATCCGGACCAGAGAAAAAACTTGTTTGCCAGGAAATAAACCTAGCTAGAAAAAGGCAAAGTGTAGAGGCTGCCATTCAAGTAGATCCTATAGAAGAGGAAACTCCAAAAGACCTCTTACCAGCCCTGATGCTTCACCAATTGCAAGCTTCAGTTCCTGGTATTCACAAGATTCGGAATGGAGTTGTTCAAATGCCAGGTTCACTTGCAGATGTTCCCTTTCATTCTGCAATATGTAATTCATCCACTAATCTCCTTCTAGCTTGGCTCTTGGTGCTAAACCTAAAGGGAAGTATGAACAGCTTCTGTCAAGTTGATGCTCACAAGGCTACCAACAAATCTTCAGAAACACTTGCATTATTGGAGATTCTAAAGCACATAGCTATCACAGAGGAAGCTGATGACTTGAAAGCTGCTGTTGCCAATTTAGTGGAGTCAACTACAAGCCACTTTGGACTCAGTGAGAAAGAACAAGACATAGTTCCAATAGATCTTTCTGCAAATTGTTCCACAGTCAACATTCAGAGTGTTCCTAAGTGCAgtgaaaatgaaagaacacaaGGAATCTCCTCTTTGGATGGAGGTTGCTCTGCCAGTGAGGCATGTGCCCCTGAAGTCTGTGTTTTGGAAGTGACTTGCTCTCCATGTGAGATGTGCACTGTAAATAAGGCTTATCCTCCAAAAGAGATATGTAACCCCAGTGACACTTTTTTTCCTAGTGATGGTAATGGTGTGGATCAGACTTCTATGAATAAGGCTTGTTTCCTAGGAGAGGTCTGTTCACTTACTGATACTGTGTTTTCTGATAAGCCTTGTGCTCAAAAGGAGAACCATATCTATGAGGGAGCTTGCCCAATTGATGAGACCTATGTTCCTCTCAATGTCTGCAATACCATTGACTTTTTAAACTCCAAAGAAAACACATATACTGATAACTTGGAATCAACTGAAGAGTTAGAAAGAGGTGATGACATTCAGAAAGATCTAAATATTTTGACAGACCCTGAATATAAAAATGGCTTTAATACATTGGTGTCGCATCAAAATGTCAGCAATTTAAGCTCCTGTGGCCTTTGCCTAAGTGAAAAAGAAGCAGAACTTGATAAGAAACATAGTTCTCTAGatgattttgaaaattgttcacTAAGGAAGTTTCAGGATGAAAATGCATATACTTCCTTTGATATGGAAGAACCAAGGACTTCTGAAGAACCAGGCTCAATAACCAACAGCGTGACATCAAGTGAAAGAAACATTTCAGAATTGGAATCTTTTGAAGAATTAGAAAACCATGACACTGATATCTTTAATACAGTGGTAGATGGAGGAGAGCAAGCCACTGAAGAATTAATCCAAGAAAAGGCAGAGGCTAGTAAAACTTTAGAATTGATAGACATCTCTAGTAAGAATattatggaagaaaaaagaaagaatggtataatttatgaaataatcagtaagaggctggcaaCACCACCATCTTTAGTTTTTTGCTATGATTCTAAGCAAAATAGTCAAAAGGAGACCAATGAAGGAGAAACTAAGATGGTAAAAATGATGGTGAAAAGTATGGAAACTGGAAGTTACTCAGAGTCCTCTCCTGATTTAAAAAGATGCATCAAAAGTCCAGTGACTTCTGATTGGTCAGACTATCGGCCTGACAGTGACAGTGAGCAGCCATATAAAACATCCAGTGATGATCCCAATGACAGTGGCGAACTTACCCAAGAGAAAGAATATAACATAGGATTTGTTAAAAGGGCACTAGAAAAACTTTACGGTAAAGCAGATATTATCAAACCATCTTTTTTTCCTGGGTCTACCCACAAATCTCAGGTTTGTCCTTATAATTCTGTGGAATTTCAGTGTTCCAGGAAAGCAAGTCTTTATGATTCTGAAGGGCAGTCATTTGGCTCTTCTGAACAGGTATCTAGTAGTTCACCTATGTTGCAGGAATTCCAGGAGGAAAGACAAGATAAGTGTGATGTTAGTGCTGTGAGGGACAATTATTATAGGGGTGACATTGTAGAACCTGGTACAAAACAAAATGATCATAGCAGAATCCTTACAGACATAGAGGAAGGAGTACTGATTGACAAAGGCAAATGGCTTCTGAAAGAAAATCATTTGCTAAGGATGTCATCTGAAAATCCTGGCATGTGTGGCAATGCAGACACCACATCAGTGGACACCCTACTTGATAATAATAGCAGTGAGGTACCAtattcacattttggtaatttggCCCCAGGCCCAACCATGGATGAGCTCTCCTCTTCAGAACTCGAGGAACTGACTCAACCCCTTGAACTAAAATGCAATTACTTTAACATGCCTCATGGTAGTGACTCAGAACCTTTCCATGAGGATTTGCTGGATGTTCGCAATGAAACCTGTGCCAAGGAAAGAATAGCAAATCACCATACAGAGGAGAAGGGTAATCATCAGTCAGAAAGAGTATGCACATCTGTCACTCATTCCTTTATTTCTGCTGGTAACAAAGTCTACCCTGTCTCTGATGATGCTATTAAAAACCAACCATTGCCTGGCAGTAATATGATTCATGGTACACTTCAGGAAGCTGACTCTTTGGATAAACTGTACGCTCTTTGTGGTCAACACTGCCCAATACTAACTGTTATTATCCAACCAATGAATGAGGAAGACCGAGGATTTGCATATCGCAAGGAATCTGATATTGAAAATTTCTTGGGTTTTTATTTATGGATGAAAATACACCCATATTTACTTCAGACAGACAAAAATGTGTTCAGGGAAGAGAACAATAAAGCAAGTATGAGACAAAATCTTATTGATAATGCCATTGGTGATATATTTGATCAGTTTTATTTCAGTAACACATTTGACTTGAtgggtaaaagaagaaaacaaaaaagaattaacttCTTGGGGTTAGAGGAAGAAGgtaatttaaagaaatttcaaCCAGATTTGAAGGAAAGGTTTTGTGTGAATTTCTTGCACACATCATTGTTAGTTGTGGGTAATGTGGATTCAAATACACAAGACCTCAGCAGTCAGACAAATGAAATCTTTAAAGCAGTCGATGAGAATAACAACTTATTAAATAACAGATTCCAGGGCTCAAGAACAAATCTCAACCAAGTAGTAAGAGAAAATATCAACTGTCTTTACTTCTTTGAAATGCTTGGTCAAGCTTGCCTCTTAGATATTTGCCAAGTTGAGACCTCCTTAAATATTAGCAAcagaaatattttagaagaacTTTGTATGTTTGAGGGTGAAAATCTTTTCATTTGGGAAGAGGAAGACATATTAAATTTAACTGATCTTGAAAGCAGTAAAGAACAAGAAGATTTATAATTTCAATGTCAGCACAGTCATTCTTTGTCAATTCATTTTTTCCCATAATGAGATGAAGCACATGTGACGAATACGGACTAGATAACCTCTAAGAATTTTCCACTTCTTCAAAATGAACTTACTCTAGAAAGCTTACCCTTGGATAACCAGTTTGACTTTCATAATttctctgttctttgtttttccaACAATTAAAGACTCAGGTTCTCTTATTGTGGAAGTTTCTATCTGGTTTTGTTCtgaacttacatttttattttttggtatctatgatttttttttgctcAGGGCATCAAAATGTGCTAAGGACAAGAattatatccttttaaaaaaatgttgttaGCTTGGTGTAAAATGTATATTGACTGTATTGGTGAATAAATTGAATAGACATAACCTCAAAGTACTTCACTTATTCTTTTTAACTACTGATTTGATAAAAAGTATGATTATAAGATATCCACAACAATCTCATAGTTTCTTGTGCCAAATGTGTTGAGTCCAGTTCCTCAGAATATCCAGTGAAATTGCAAGCATTTCCATGGGACAGGATTTAGTGTTTTTCTAATAGACTAGACTATCAGATATCAATTGGTTTGAATAATTGTGGTGTATTTCCCAGGAGTTAACCAGGAAAGCTTTTAAGAGTCCTTCCACTGCATGACTATATGATGGTATAGAAACAAGTCTTAGAAAACTTGGAAATCTATGCCTGTTGTCTACAGCTAACTCAAATTAGAATGATCAGTATTTTTGGAGCCACACATGGAGATGCTAAAATAACGTAAATTTGGCATTGAGGAACAAAAggtaattaaattaattacatcAAGAATAATGTTGGTGTCAGGTCAGCGTGAGTCATAAATTCGTAAAAATTATGAATTGCTACTTCATCAGCTGGAGACTACTTCTATGTAgagtatgctttttaaaaaccattaagtGATGGtttcttttaatgaaaatatgGAAGTATAATGTTATGTAAGTTTCTGTAGTAAGCAATGAGAAATTGTAGTGAATGAAAGGGCACAAAGTTTtggagaaaaaatagaaaggagaaaataatttacattaattttgtgcctactgtgtaccagggaCTATGGTACACCTGCAGGCTTTTTGTGTGTAATTGTTCCTCATAAAGGCACTGTGAATGTGGCTTTATTACttcccctgcattttttttttttttaagtagagaagtTAGGAGCAAAAGGTAAAGGACTTTCATGACCGGTTTACAGTAGGGTATCATGCCAGTATTTGAACCCAGTTCTTTGTCTTGAAAATCAATGCTCTTtttactaccttttttttttttttttttttttttaaagctcattctcagtatgtttcccaggctggttttgaactcctgggctcaaatgatcctccatcctcagcttctcaagtaggtgggactacaggcacatgccactgcgcTGGGCTTACTacatttttatcattgttttcaTGTGAGGAAGAAggggtaagatttttttttttttgagacagagttttgctcttgttgcccaggctggagtgcaatggtgcaatctcggctcaccacaacccctgcctcctgggttcaagtgattctcctgcctcagcctcccaagtagctgggattacaggcatgcaccaccacacctggctaatttttgtatttttagtagagttggggtttctctatgttggttaggctgttcttgaactcccgacctcaggtgatccgctcgcctcagcctcccaaagtgctgggattacaggtgtgagccaccgtgcccagccagggataagatatttttaaaaacattaccaCTCATTCTCTAGTGCAGGGAGACAAggaaagaatttttctttttaatttggaaGGTGTGAAATATAGATATACCCAAGAAGACTGAGGAAATCACTTATAAAAACCAGGAGGTTTCAAGGAATATGGCATGTAGTATACAGTTTTTGGCAATACTATTACACCAAACAGTGTCCTTCATGCATAATAATTGGGAGAAGCTGGAGTGACAACCATGAATTAGTAATGCATGACTGTGTAACATACTTCTTCTTTAAACATACTTCTTTAAAATGAACATGTTCACTTGCATTGAATTCTGAGATCTTGGGCCACATCTTAT
Protein-coding sequences here:
- the RP1 gene encoding oxygen-regulated protein 1 isoform X1, producing the protein MSDTPSTGFSIIHPTSSEGQVPPPRHLSLTHPVVAKRISFYKSGDPQFGGVRVVVNPRSFKSFDALLDNLSRKVPLPFGVRNISTPRGRHSITSLEELEDGESYLCSHGRKVQPVDLDKARQRRRPWLSSRAISAHAPPHPVAVAAPGMTRPPRSLVVFRNGDPKTRRAVLLSRRVTQSFEAFLQHLTEVMQRPVVKLYATDGRRVPSLQAVILSSGAVVAAGREPFKPGNYDIQKYLLPARLPGISQRVYPKGNTKSESRKISTRMSSSSRSQIYSVSSEKTHNNDCYLDYSFVPENYLALEKNDSQNLPIYPSEDDIEKSIIFNQDGTMTVEMKVRFRIKEEETIKWTTTVSKTGPSNNDEKSEMSFPGRTESRSSGLKLAACSFSADVSPMERSSDQEGSLAEEINIQMTDQVAETCSSASWENATVDTDIIQGTQDQAKHRFYRPPTPGLRRVRQKKSVIGSVTLVSETEVQEKMIGQFSYSEERESGENKSEYHMFTHSCSKMSSVSNKPVLVQIHNNDQMEESSLERKKENSLLKSSAISAGVIEITSQKMLEMSHNNGLPSTISNNSIVEEDVVDCVVSDNKTGIKNFKTYGNTSDRFSPISADVTHFSSNNSGTDKNISEAPASEASSTVTARIDRLINEFAQCGLTKLPKNEKKILSSVASKKKKKSRQQAINSRYQDGQLATKGILNKNERINTKGRITKEMIVQDSDNPLKGGILREEDLQTSDTVIESNTFCSKNNLNSTISKNFHRNKLNTTQNSKVQGLLTKRKSRSLNKISLGAPKKREIDQRDKVFPHNESKYCKSTFENKSLFHVFNILEQKPKDLYAPQSQGEVASGYLRGMAKKSLVSKVTDSHITLKSQKKHKGDKVKASAALSKRHATTRANSLASLKKPDFPEDIAHHSIQNYIQSWLQNINPHPTLKPVKSAPVWRNETSVVNCSNNSFSGNDPHTSSGKISNFVMESNKHITKIACLTGDNLCKEGDKSFIANDTGEEDLHETQVGSLNDAYLVPLHEHCTLSQSAINDHNTKSHIAAEKSGPEKKLVCQEINLARKRQSVEAAIQVDPIEEETPKDLLPALMLHQLQASVPGIHKIRNGVVQMPGSLADVPFHSAICNSSTNLLLAWLLVLNLKGSMNSFCQVDAHKATNKSSETLALLEILKHIAITEEADDLKAAVANLVESTTSHFGLSEKEQDIVPIDLSANCSTVNIQSVPKCSENERTQGISSLDGGCSASEACAPEVCVLEVTCSPCEMCTVNKAYPPKEICNPSDTFFPSDGNGVDQTSMNKACFLGEVCSLTDTVFSDKPCAQKENHIYEGACPIDETYVPLNVCNTIDFLNSKENTYTDNLESTEELERGDDIQKDLNILTDPEYKNGFNTLVSHQNVSNLSSCGLCLSEKEAELDKKHSSLDDFENCSLRKFQDENAYTSFDMEEPRTSEEPGSITNSVTSSERNISELESFEELENHDTDIFNTVVDGGEQATEELIQEKAEASKTLELIDISSKNIMEEKRKNGIIYEIISKRLATPPSLVFCYDSKQNSQKETNEGETKMVKMMVKSMETGSYSESSPDLKRCIKSPVTSDWSDYRPDSDSEQPYKTSSDDPNDSGELTQEKEYNIGFVKRALEKLYGKADIIKPSFFPGSTHKSQVCPYNSVEFQCSRKASLYDSEGQSFGSSEQVSSSSPMLQEFQEERQDKCDVSAVRDNYYRGDIVEPGTKQNDHSRILTDIEEGVLIDKGKWLLKENHLLRMSSENPGMCGNADTTSVDTLLDNNSSEVPYSHFGNLAPGPTMDELSSSELEELTQPLELKCNYFNMPHGSDSEPFHEDLLDVRNETCAKERIANHHTEEKGNHQSERVCTSVTHSFISAGNKVYPVSDDAIKNQPLPGSNMIHGTLQEADSLDKLYALCGQHCPILTVIIQPMNEEDRGFAYRKESDIENFLGFYLWMKIHPYLLQTDKNVFREENNKASMRQNLIDNAIGDIFDQFYFSNTFDLMGKRRKQKRINFLGLEEEGNLKKFQPDLKERFCVNFLHTSLLVVGNVDSNTQDLSSQTNEIFKAVDENNNLLNNRFQGSRTNLNQVVRENINCLYFFEMLGQACLLDICQVETSLNISNRNILEELCMFEGENLFIWEEEDILNLTDLESSKEQEDL